Below is a window of Brassica napus cultivar Da-Ae chromosome A5, Da-Ae, whole genome shotgun sequence DNA.
CTCACATCATGCGGGTCTCCGATTTGACGCGAAGAAACCAGAATAGCTTGCATATTGACAAGGGGATTGAGCGTCCGAGAAGAGAGCAAAAGGAAAAAGAGATTTAGGGAAGGGGGAGAGCCTCCGGCACCGGAGAAGCCGGGCCGGAGCTAGGGTTATATCGCAGATCTAGGCGAGAGCGTTTGGTTTAGAGAGAGAAATGACTTCCCACGACCATGTGGAGGTGCAGTTTGGACCTAAAGGAACACTgctttctaaaataatattatatttcaaCCAACAAAGAAAACgaataagataaaataaattgtaCTGTTCTTAAATgctttttgatataaaattacaCAGTATATAGGCCGTAAAAATTAGGGTCTTTGTCAAAGAGCTTTGACTCTTGCCCAAGCCTTAGCTTGCAAGCATTCATGTCACCAACCTTTAAAATAAGAATTACCCGTCTCTTTTTTGGTATAAGAAATATTGTAACTGTTCCATATTTGGATTTCCGATTTTTTTCGACAACGAATAACTATTCTATTTAAACGCTAGTATTATTATCCtataacataaataattttaggaTAACGCAATATGGTGTTCTATTCGTGGTACGCGGATTGTGGGGAGTTTAAGTAGTTTGAAATCATTCCACTGCACTTCATTTTTCCCTACCACACTGATATAAAACCATATTTTGAATCTCATTTGAATACCTGAAAAAAAAGATTCATCCATGAGTTTTACCGtccattttaaattattttatttttttcgtagGTTTGAAATACCTCTATagattaaataaacaaaaaactatTTAGGGTAAATACGAAAAAATGGTATGCTTTATTTTCGGTGGCAGGAATCAGCAGTAGATTCAGtacacaaaaacaaatatataagcTATAAGCTATATAGCTCTCTagtaatctaaaactatatattgaaCTAGCTGGTGTTGAAGTAAGGTGTTCATAATCAGGTTAAGAATCCGGTTCAATCAGAAGTATTGGTTAAGCTAAACCATACAAGCTCGTGGGATTCACATGGAACTGCGCTATTATAACGAGCTGTATATATACTCGTATAAGTCTCTCAATGTTGTAAGCTGAAAGTGATATAACAGCATAGAGAGAGAAACTTAGAGataagatagagagagagtaaaggcagaagaagaagatcgcCATTGTTGTATCTCGAGAGCTCGGTTTGAGCTAGATCTCTATATAGTGCAGTTGCTGGTAAAATCCAGCTCCGGAGAGTTATAGCGGCTCTTTCACCTTGAGAGAGTGCGGTGAACTCCGGGTGAACAAATCATCTGTGTTTTTTCTTTATCTTGCTTGATTCGTTAATAGTCTTAGATCGAAGCCGTTAGGAGTAGAAGCAATAGCTTGAATCCTAACAGAAGTGGTATTAGAGCCAGGTACGCAAGCCTAGTGAATCTGCAGAAAAGGTGATTCTTTCAAGATCGATCGGAGATGGCTGGGATGAAATCGGAGATCGAGAAGTTCGACGGCGATGGTGATTTCTCTCTATGGAAAAGACGGATGTACGCTTTCCTTAGCGTCTCCGGGTTAAAGGATGTTCTCATCGAGAAGACGAAGGTTGAAGAGGATTTggaagaagatgagaaagattttgagaagaaaaagaagatccCCGAGGCTGAGATCGCAAGATCTGAGAGATGCGAGAAAGCGATGAACATCATCTTCCTAAATGTGGGAGATCACGTTTTGAGGAAGATCGAACGATGTACGACAGCAGCAGAGACGTGGATCTTGCTAGAGAAGTTGTACATGCCTAAGTCTCTGCCGAACCGCATACATGCACAGTTGAGGTTATACAGTTTCAAGATGCAGGAGAATCGATCGGTTGATGACAACATAGATGAGTTCTTAAAGATCATTGGAGACTTGAGTAACCTGAATATTGAAGTCCCGGAGGAAGTGCAGGCAATACTGCTGCTTAACTCTCTTCCCTCGAAGTATGATCACTGAAAGAAACGCTCAAGTATGGGCGTGATGTCATCAAGGTAGATGAGGTAGCTAGCTCAGCTAGGTCCAAGGAAAAGGagttgaaagatgttgtaggtTCTCGAAGCAGTTCAGAAGGACACTTTGTGAGGGGAAGATCAGAAAACAGAAGTTCACAGAATGGTTATGGAAGAAAGAAGAGCTTCAGGTCGAGGTCAAAGTCAACAGGGAGAAAGAAAATTTGCTGAATCTGTGGAAAGGAAGGGCATTACAAGAAACAGTGCTACAAGTGACTTGAGAGGAACAAGCATCGAAACCAGTCCGAGAGAGGAGAGTCTTCATTGGTGAAAGATGATGCTCACGACTTAGTAGGACTGATAGCTGCAGAGGTGAACGTTACACAGAGTGCTGATGACTCGGAGGAGTGGATATTAGACACAGGATGCTCATTTCATATGACTCCCAGAAAGGAGCTCTTTGTGGAACTGCAGGAGGTCACAACAGCAGGAAAGGTTAGGATGGCGAACAACTCTCTAACTGAGGTTAAAGGAATAGGCTCGATCAGGTTTCAGAATCCAGACGGTACTACGTTTCTGCTTCACGAAGTGAGATACATGCCAGGAATTGGAAGAAATTTAATCTCTCTAGGAACACTGGAGAATAAGGGCTGCGAGTTCAGAGCTTCAAACGGTATTATGAAGATTGTGTTGGGATGCACACTAATCATGAGAAGTTATAGGAAGGGTTCTGATACTTTGTATTTTCTGAGAGGATCTGCGTTAAGGTCAGGAAGCGGTTTAGGTGAGCTATCAGCTGCAGTCTCAGACAAAGATCAAACTCAGCTGTGGCACAGTAGGCTTGGTCACGTGGGAAAGAAAGGACTCGAAATGCTAGTTAAGAAAGGTTGCATACCAAGTGAACACGTCTCGGAGATGAAGTTCTGTGAGGACTGCGTTAAAGGTAAGACGCACAAGGTCAGCTTTGGGCCAGCTCAGCATCTGACGAAGGAGAGACTCGATTATATCCACTCAGACTTATGGGGATCACCCAACGTCCCCATGAACGTTGGAAGGTGCCAATATTTCATCTCATTCACTGATGATTGGTCAAGGAAGGTTTGGGTTTACTTTCTGAAGACGAAGGGTGAAGCGTTTCAGCGGTTTGTTGAGTGGAAGAAAATGGTAGAAGTGCAAGTAGAAAGAAAAGTGAAGAAGCTGCGCACAGACAATGGCTTGGAGTTCTGTAACCTGAGGTTTGATCAGTTTTGCAGAGACGAAGGCATTGTCAGGCACCGTACGTGTACATATACACCCCAACAGAACGGGGTAGCAGAGAGGTTAAACAGGTTAATTCTAAATAAAGTTCGCAGCATGTTGAGTGAGAGTGGGCTGGAGCCTAAATTTTGGGCAGAAGCAGTCTCAACAGCAGTCTACTTGCTGAATAGAACTCCGTCCTCAGTCATTGATTTTCAGATTCCGGAGCAGAGATGGACCACAAAAGTTCCAGATTTGTCAGGGCTTAGGAGGTTTGGGTGTATAGTCTACATACATTCTGATGAAGGGAAGCTAAGTCCAAGGGCAAAGAAAGGGGTTTTCACTGGCTATCCGGAAGGAGTAAAGGGATTCAGAATTTGGCTTATTGATGAAGAGAGATGTGTCATCAGTCGTAATGTAGTTTTCAGAGAGGATTAGATGTTCAAGGAGTCTAAGTCGTCAAGCGATAACTCAGGTAAAAATTCTTCCTCTGTCAATTCTACTAATACACGTGTGAGTTTTGATTTTGTAGGAACAAAAGATGTCGTTTCCCAAGGTGGAGCAGTGCAAGAGCGTGGTCAAGTAACTCCTGTGGAAACCGAAGATCAGGAGGATGAAACGGGTTCTGAGGATACTCCACCTGCGACAGAGACTGATGACGGTTATCAACTAGCAAGGGACAGGACAAGGAGGACGTTGAAGCCACCAGCAAAGCTTCAAGATTATCACGTCTACCCTGAAGATGAAGACATTGCAGGCTTCGCGTATTTGATGAGAGACGACACTGACAGAGCAGAGCCAGGAAGCTACAGAGAAGCAATGGAGGGTCCTGACAGCAACAAGTGGGCAGAGGCGTCAGATGATGAGATGACCTCATTAAAGAAGAATCGAACGTGGGATCTGGTGGATCGAAACAAAGACCAGAAGCCTATAGGTTGCAAGTGGatatacaaaaagaaagaaggaGCTACAAAGGAAGATGGTCCTAGGTTCAAGGCAAGGTTGGTGGCCAAAGGGTACTCACAGAAGGAGGGTATCGATTACCAGGATATCTTCTCTCCGGTAGTGAAGTTGGTCTCAATTCGAATTATCCTGTCTGCGGTTGTCCATTTTGATATGGAATTGCAACAAATGGATGTCAAGACGGTGTTTCTTCACGGATATCTGGAGGAGACCATCTACATGGAGCAACCTGAGGGTTATGAAGACAAGGAGCATCCAGATAAGGTGTGCTTGCTGAAGCGGACTTtgtatggattgaaacaatcaccgCGACAATGGAATCAACGTTTTGATCAGTTTATGCTGAAGAATAGTTACGTCAGAAGTGAGTTTGACAGTTGTGTATACTTCAAGGAGTTGAAGGACGGGGTTTGTGTGTATCTATTGTTATACGTTGATGACATTCTTATTGCGTCTAAGAATCGGAGGCATATTGAGGAGTTGAAAGTGTTACTAAGCTCAGAGTTTGAAATGAAGGATCTCGGAGAAGCCAAGAAAATTTTGGGTATGGAGATCTATAGAGATTGAACAAAAGGGATTATGACGGTGTCTCAGGAAGGATATATACTGAAGGTACTTGGAAATTTCAAGATGGAGCAAGCTAAGGTAGTTGGTACTCCTATGGGTACTCATTTTGCGCTAAGGGCAGCTACGGAGATAGAGCTGCGAGATCAAGCTGAGGCTATGAAGAAAGTCCCTTATCAGAGTGCAGTGGGAAACTTAATGTACTCTATGATATGTACACGTCCAGATTTGGCGTTTGCAGTGGGCCTAGTGTGCAGGTATATGAGCAAGCCTATCAAAGATCATTGGCTGGCAATTAAGTGGTTGCTCAGATACCTGAGAGGTTCGGTGAAGACTCGGTTAGTGTTCAGAAAAGAAGGAGAGTTTACGGTTCAAGGTTATTGCGATGCGGATTATGCAGGGGATGCGAACAAGCGCAGGTCTACAACAAGAATGGTTTTCACAGTTGGAGGTAATCCAGTGAGTTGGAGATCTAGTTTGCAGAAGGTAGTGGCGTTGTCGTCAACAGAATCAGAGTACATAGCTTTGTCAGAAGCGTCAAGAGAAGCAGTTTGGTTAAAGGGATTTGCGAATGAGCTTGGGTTCAGCCAAGATGCAATAAAGATTTACTGTGATTCTCAAAGTGCAATTGCACTGGCGAAGAATACAGTATGTCATGAACGAACGAAGCATGTGCAGACAAAGTATCACTTTGTTAGAGATTTGATTACTGATGGTTGGGTACAAGTGGTGAAGATTGCAAAAGAGTAAAATCCAGCAGAAATTTTCACTAAGGTGCTACCTGTTGGCAAATTCAAGGGTGCTTTGGATTTAGTAAGAGTATCGGAAGGCTGTAGTTTAGAAGAAGCATAAGTTATAAAGGCTGAGAGGGTTTTTCTCAGGATGTGAAGCTAAGCGGGTTTGCTTGGAGTTAAGGGAGTTACGGTGTCAGTAACAAGAATGAAGTTGAAGGTGGAGCTGATAAGGAACAAGGTGGAGTGTTGAAGTAAGGTGTTCCTAATTAGGTTAAGACTCTGGTTCAATCAGAAGTATTGGTTAAGCTAAACCATACAAGCACGTGGGATTCACATGGAACTGCGCTATTATAACGAGCTGTATATATACTCGTATAAGTCTCTCAATGTTGTAAGCTGAAAGTGATATAACAGCATAGAGAGAGAAACTTAGAGataagatagagagagagtaaaggCGGAAGAAGAAGATCGCCATTGTTGTATCTCGAGAGCTCGGTTTGAGCTAGATCTCTATATAGTGCAGTTCCTGGTACAATCCAGCTCCGGAGAGTTATAGCGGCTCTTTCACCTTGAGAGAGTGCGGTGAAATCCAGGTGAACAAATCATCTGTGTTCTTTCTTTATCTTGCTTGATTCGTTAATAGTCTTAGATCGAAGCCGTTAGGAGTAGAAGCAATAGCTTGAATCCTAACAGCTGGGAAGCCAATTGGGTGACGAAAATTCTCATGTGAAGCCAGTGCCGGTCTAACATTCCTGTGTGAAGCCACATACAATGGAAGATCCAAATATATTCTATTCGAaagatatatatgaattttgaaTCCTGATGATAACCACAAAAGGGGGAAAATGATGAAGTTTTAAGACAGTTATATCTGGGAATGCTTctatttgaatttaaatatattacaagTTGATGAGCGAGCATGTGAGCTCAATTGTGTTTTCTGTTCTTCCTTAGTTGAACATGATTAACCACTTTTTATTTGAAGTATTTGAGTAATTATCCACTGCTcactctactctctctctccgaTTCTCGTGACAAAACCCACTTAAGTTTTTCTGTTTTGGGTGCAATGACATACATTTCCTAGTTAAAGTTTTAGCTTATCATTTCATATATTCGTATATTTTCAAGGATTTGCATGTTCCAATGGAAGTTTGTTATGACTTAAAATCATgcaattttaattaatgttagTGTGTGCGATGTAATCAAAATTTAACTTAGCAAATAAGATAGATGTTGAAAGTGGAATGCAATCAAGGGGTGAAGAGATGGAACACAATATCGAGTTTCATGATTTACTTTTGTATGATTCTTTCTGACAAAGCAGCATTTTATGCTCAAATCACTAACAGCTCCTCCTAAAACTTTTGATCCCCTGGTTTAGGATCAAGAGTttgtataattgttttttgttgttatatAAAGCTCAGATTTTAAACAAGAAATCAAGTGTTTAATGAATTAATTAGAGACAAAGAAAGTAGGAAATGTTGTTTATTTAGATGTAAATTGAGTTCGAAAAACATGTTACAAATGCGAGGCGATTCTCTATACAATGAATATCGAGTTCGTTAGTTTATCTCTCTAAAATATATGTCTAAGAGATGTCGAGAGAAAAATCAAATCTTCTTTAGTCAACTAAGCCCTCCCTTTATAGTGAAAATGCTTCCAATACGAAAAGAAGACAACTTGTCATCTTTGCTGGCAGTTTCATATATTCGATCATGTCATATGAGGTCCATATTCTCTTTGACGCGGGTGCAGCTCGTCTCATCTTGAGATATTAAAAGCTGGTCATACTTATTTTACTCAAATTACTTACTTTAAGGAGTGACTTGtagtctcttaaataagaggttcagtcgtagtacttagggatcgaattcataAGAAGTTAAGACATACAACAAATCCTAACCAGTTTATGATTAAACTAGGCAAACATTTAAATAGTAAATAGCAGAGGTGAACAAAGCCGTTTTTTGATTGATTGGTtgtaaacaattataaaaaatagctagatctagggtttcagcTAATTGAGATTATAGTGATATAAATGCTAAGTTTTTCAATCCTAAAACCCGAATTCTAATTGCAAAGTATTCCAACTTCCGCGTGCGAATAAATCCTTTTGACTAAGTCTATATTTCAGCCGTCGCTTGTTGATATAGTTTGAACTTCGATCGACACTATGTGACGATCTTTGCTGGCAGTTTCATATATTCGATCATGTCATATGAGGTCACATATTCTCTTTGACGCAGGTGCAGCTTGTCTCATCTTGAGATATTAAAAGCTGGTCATACTTATTTTACTCAAATTACTTTAAGGAGTGACTTGtagtctcttaaataagaggttcagtcgtagtacttagggatcgaatccacaaggagctaagACATACAATAGATCCTAACcagtttatgattaagctaggcaaacaaTTAAATAGTAAATAGCAGAGGTGAACAAGGCCGTTGTTTGATTGATTGGTTGTAAACAATTATGAAAAtagctagatctagggtttcaggTAATTGAGATTATAGTGATATAAATGCTAAGTTTTTCTATACTAGAACCCAAATTCTAATTGCAAAGTATTCCAGCCTCCGCGTGCGAATAAATCCTATTGACTAAGTCTATTTCTTAGCCGTCGCTTGTTGATATAGTtcgaacgtcgatcgacactatgTGACTAGCGTCGTTCAATGTTTAACTAGGCAAACTTTACTGAGCTGTTCGATAGGTTCACTAGTTTGACTAAATAAGTTGTCGCTTGTTTCTAGCATTCCTATCTCAAGGGAATTAATTCAGGTAAAAGAGTATTATTTTGCTTGCGCCTAATTATCCTAAGTTTagggttctagttagctactttatgttggggtcaaaaacggttacgacgaagttaacattcaaaatgtccgaggaagaagatgagaacTTTCTCCGATAagtactttttcgaaatagattctttcttacgaaaagctttgcggaggaaaaaAGAGACATCGAACGAGAGTTCGAAaaaggtcgttacgcagcgactaaACGCgccacgctcggtcgctacgtagcgaccgagcgtccgtcccgttcggtcgctacgtagcgaccgagcgtccatcccgctcggtctctacgtagcgaccgagctcttccgaaacatcgatatgacaccagtccatgtattctcgtctatcctttgatgctatctcccgaagaccgtagcaaactcagttcatgttttccgccattttaagtcatcaatcaaactttgcggtaaaaaccgcggaaagctcgttctttatcgaaagaagtcgtaataaacgtttcgagtcggaagacggcccaaagggacgtaagacacgactcgaggcccatcttacgatttcttaaccaaaagcctgtaaaccgtaggacggtttacgcttggcgcgcaaggaaggataaatgtcaagtttccacggataaatacgaaattttgaagataattaagaagatcggaaaaaatggaatatctccattttatgctatgacggcttaagggcaaaagagtaaaagcgtaaatcgaccttggagcgagtatttaaggagtcctaggcgagaggcatgaggaagaacttttcagagcaaacttaacacttagagcaattaggcaactttctgtttttgttatttcgagctgcgactcaattaggtttagccatcttagggttactagaactaggaatctcgccgacagctctcgagcccaggcttataccttgttgtaaacgctcatacgcaaattcggaataagacttctctctGCTCTTTTtccgatttcttatactttatcattgttattctcgtgttctgattacttggcgtgtggtattagcagatatccgggacctctgggaaattagggttttcctagtttccttatttaaacggaaatcgacagtgtgaatttcggttcccacagtttggcgctgagagagggggggggtacggatcaatctaacccgcaaaagccactcaacgatcaggaacgatatgcaagactcgacgtgcgcaaacgtcatctcattcaaggggggagcaacggtcgatcgagccaaacctcgaaactatctccttgttatcgagctgaCGATTTGGGATATCGACCTCGCTAGGGTGTtaatcgacaccggaagtttggccgatatcatcttcaaagatactctcgaaaaaatggggatcaatcaatccgaagtcgcgaaataccctagcccactGCTGGGACTTTCGGGGGAAACAACCATGGCCTACGGATCGATTAATCTCGCAGTCAAATCCAGAACCGTGACAAaagtcacagagtttctagtcgttgaccgccccgcatcttacaacgttatcatgggaacgccatggttgaacGCCATGTGTGCtatcccatcaacgtaccacctttgcctcaagttcccaacccctaacggagtcgaggtaatatggggaaatccgagagtatcacaggtgtgttTCGCCGCAGAACTAAAACGAAAAGGACCGGGCCTCGAGAACAATCCTAGAAAAGCGGAAAAAAGATCTCCAACAAAGATCCGCGAAGTCAAGATTCAGCGGAACTCTTCTGGCTGTCTCGTAACA
It encodes the following:
- the LOC125608624 gene encoding secreted RxLR effector protein 161-like; translated protein: MTVSQEGYILKVLGNFKMEQAKVVGTPMGTHFALRAATEIELRDQAEAMKKVPYQSAVGNLMYSMICTRPDLAFAVGLVCRYMSKPIKDHWLAIKWLLRYLRGSVKTRLVFRKEGEFTVQGYCDADYAGDANKRRSTTRMVFTVGGNPVSWRSSLQKVVALSSTESEYIALSEASREAVWLKGFANELGFSQDAIKIYCDSQSAIALAKNTVCHERTKHVQTKYHFVRDLITDGWVQVVKIAKE